The following coding sequences are from one Nicotiana tomentosiformis chromosome 3, ASM39032v3, whole genome shotgun sequence window:
- the LOC104092819 gene encoding rust resistance kinase Lr10-like has translation MTPILIHLFHLLLLLHFGVKVAAQDKCLPTRCGEFGPLIRFPFRLKNLQPPRCGYPGFELTCTPDNITQFMLKFPLWASTNNIDISISTNVSVREIDYKSQKIKVSGFNPLCLPRQLPNINVSPSPFTTIHQDPYVGYTLFNCSSDNAYADRITCLSGPHYGVLAFGSSISISFLTSSCKYMYNISYIPDEVLFGQQELSQTQIPLHWSEPFCGKCEADGNYCKLKSNGSGSETECVDRPGKPSKGPSKEVIAASVLGSLSAFVAVYGLVKLKIKKEDQKRIERFLEDYKALRPTRYSYADIKKITKQFKYKLGQGGYGKVYTGKLTNEILVAVKVLNNFKGDGEDFINEVGSIGRIHHVNVVSLVGYCADGYRRALVYEYLPNDTLQKIISSGNGKASLGWEKMQQIAVAIAKGIEYLHQGCNQRIVHFDIKPHNILLDQDFNTKVADFGLAKLCSKEQSAVSMTAARGTIGYIAPEVFSRNYGNVSYKADIYSFGMLLLDMIGGRKKFEVANEQNNISEIYYPEWMYKQLEKGEEIEIQIEDEDDSSIIKKLAIVGLWCIQWSPADRPSMKVVIQMLEGEGIPIMPANPFGSLNSPNMGATAEGSQFGSELGSSFETGASSN, from the exons ATGACCCCAATCCTTATTCATTTGTTCCATCTACTACTACTGCTACACTTTGGTGTAAAAGTAGCAGCTCAAGATAAATGCTTGCCAACAAGATGTGGCGAATTTGGTCCGCTCATCCGGTTCCCGTTCCGGCTAAAAAATCTACAGCCACCTCGCTGTGGCTACCCTGGTTTCGAACTAACTTGTACACCAGACAATATTACTCAATTCATGCTCAAATTTCCCCTGTGGGCATCGACCAACAACATTGACATTTCAATATCAACCAATGTTTCTGTTCGTGAAATTGATTACAAGTCACAGAAAATAAAAGTATCAGGTTTCAATCCTTTGTGTCTTCCAAGGCAGCTTCCAAACATAAATGTGTCTCCTTCTCCGTTCACTACAATTCATCAGGATCCATATGTTGGCTACACTTTATTCAATTGTTCCTCAGACAATGCGTACGCTGATCGGATCACTTGCCTTAGCGGCCCTCATTATGGCGTCCTTGCTTTTGGCTCTTCAATAAGTATCTCTTTTTTAACATCTTCTTGTAAATATATGTACAATATTTCATATATCCCAGACGAGGTACTTTTTGGGCAACAAGAATTAAGTCAAACCCAGATTCCTCTGCATTGGTCTGAACCATTTTGTGGGAAATGTGAAGCTGATGGAAACTACTGCAAGTTGAAATCCAATGGTTCAGGTAGTGAAACCGAATGCGTTGACAGACCAGGAAAGCCTAGCAAAG GGCCGTCAAAGGAAGTCATTGCCGCAAGTGTATTGGGTAGTTTGTCTGCCTTTGTAGCAGTCTACGGACTTGTCAAattgaaaataaagaaagaggaTCAAAAAAggattgaaaggtttttggaggATTATAAAGCTCTCAGACCTACAAGATACAGTTATGCGGATATCAAAAAGATTACAAAGCAATTCAAGTATAAACTAGGTCAAGGAGGTTATGGGAAAGTATACACAGGGAAGCTGACCAATGAAATTCTTGTTGCGGTTAAGGTCCTTAACAATTTCAAGGGCGACGGTGAAGACTTCATCAATGAAGTGGGCAGCATAGGTAGAATTCATCATGTCAATGTTGTGAGCTTAGTTGGATATTGTGCTGATGGATATAGACGAGCTCTTGTATATGAATATTTACCAAACGATACGCTTCAAAAGATCATATCATCAGGGAATGGAAAAGCGTCACTAGGTTGGGAGAAGATGCAACAAATAGCTGTAGCAATCGCCAAAGGGATCGAGTATTTGCATCAAGGGTGCAATCAAAGAATTGTACATTTTGATATTAAGCCTCATAATATCTTGCTAGACCAAGATTTCAATACAAAAGTTGCAGATTTTGGGCTGGCAAAGTTGTGTTCCAAGGAACAAAGTGCTGTATCAATGACTGCTGCTCGAGGCACCATTGGCTATATTGCCCCTGAAGTGTTCTCCAGGAACTATGGAAATGTGTCATACAAAGCAGATATTTATAGTTTCGGCATGTTGTTGCTTGATATGATTGGTGGAAGGAAGAAATTTGAAGTTGCAAATGAACAGAACAATATTAGTGAGATTTACTACCCAGAGTGGATGTACAAACAACTGGAGAAAGGAGAAGAAATAGAAATCCAAATTGAGGATGAAGATGACAGCAGCATAATCAAGAAACTAGCAATTGTAGGACTTTGGTGCATTCAATGGTCTCCAGCGGATAGACCATCAATGAAAGTTGTGATTCAAATGCTAGAAGGAGAAGGCATTCCCATTATGCCAGCAAATCCTTTCGGCTCTCTAAATTCGCCAAACATGGGGGCAACTGCAGAAGGAAGCCAATTCGGCAGTGAGCTTGGAAGCAGTTTTGAAACTGGTGCAAGTTCGAATTGA
- the LOC104120955 gene encoding putative RING-H2 finger protein ATL21A: protein MELQKTIALFLLLSYYLITIVKSTEICFTSACRRRDEPLIRFPFRLQNVQSQNCGYSGFNLHCDAANQTILKLPNLSAEFTVHAIDYSTQELWLNDPKDCLPQLLLKLNLSSSPFSGVYYQDFTLFNCSFYYTRAKLNPIACLSGLNYTVYATSSMRGARLLSTPACNLIGTIAVPVQWPFFEQVLSSDLSDDILLSWANPDCRKCESKGGRCGFRKTNFSQQIICENVRQRGLPKGARYAITVGAGVPAMLFLIGLLCFICGRIRSCRRRRAQLILEFSSTVVPQPIALMGLDEPTIESYPKTILGESRRLPKPDDNICPICLAEYEPKETLRTIPECQHCFHVECIDEWLRLNASCPVCRNSPKPIP from the exons ATGGAATTGCAAAAAACCATTGCTCTGTTTCTTCTCCTCTCCTATTATTTAATTACCATAGTCAAAAGCACAGAAATTTGCTTTACCTCAGCATGTCGTCGCCGAGACGAACCTTTGATTCGTTTCCCTTTTCGTCTACAGAATGTCCAATCCCAAAATTGTGGCTATTCAGGTTTCAACTTACACTGTGATGCAGCAAACCAAACAATTCTTAAGTTACCAAATTTATCAGCAGAATTCACTGTTCATGCCATAGATTATTCTACACAAGAATTATGGCTTAACGACCCAAAAGATTGCTTACCTCAGCTCCTCCTTAAACTCAacctttcttcttctcctttttctGGGGTTTATTATCAAGATTTTACATTGTTCAATTGCTCTTTTTATTATACAAGGGCGAAGCTAAATCCAATAGCTTGTTTAAGTGGTTTAAATTATACGGTGTATGCTACATCTTCTATGAGAGGAGCTAGATTGTTGTCAACACCAGCATGTAATTTGATTGGAACTATTGCTGTTCCAGTTCAGTGGCCATTTTTCGAGCAGGTTTTGTCGTCAGATCTTAGCGATGATATTCTGCTGTCTTGGGCTAATCCGGATTGTAGAAAGTGTGAGTCTAAGGGTGGACGATGTGGTTTCAGGAAAACCAATTTTAGTCAACAAATCATATGTGAAAATGTTCGTCAACGCG GGCTTCCAAAAGGCGCGCGCTACGCAATAACAGTGGGAGCTGGGGTGCCGGCAATGTTATTCCTAATTGGGCTTCTGTGTTTCATATGTGGCAGGATAAGGTCTTGTAGGAGGAGGAGAGCCCAACTAATACTAGAATTCAGCTCTACTGTGGTACCACAGCCCATTGCATTAATGGGCCTAGATGAGCCCACAATAGAATCCTATCCCAAAACTATCTTGGGAGAGAGCCGTCGTTTGCCCAAGCCCGATGATAATATCTGCCCAATTTGCTTGGCTGAGTATGAGCCCAAGGAAACCTTAAGAACCATTCCTGAATGCCAACACTGCTTTCATGTAGAATGCATTGATGAATGGCTTCGATTAAATGCTTCTTGTCCAGTTTGCCGCAATTCCCCTAAACCAATTCCCTAA